A part of Aegilops tauschii subsp. strangulata cultivar AL8/78 chromosome 2, Aet v6.0, whole genome shotgun sequence genomic DNA contains:
- the LOC109734901 gene encoding probable protein phosphatase 2C 32 — protein MACAVAPGSPVFSPSRLGLLEQLQLHHHHGCSSGGASFLPSSPLRPFALRARIHPEPSPCALQAPPPAVKAADPAAAKAPVKRRRPAPLLVPAAVTVAPAVLEAAAASGVDEVAEQGDGFAAFCRRGKGRKRVEMEDRHVAAVALGGDRAQALFGVFDGHGGKSAAEFAADNMPRIVAEELERSARGRGAGRAAVEGAVRRAYLRTDEEFSSSSSKNREQAGGGACCVTALLREGGRQLVVSGAGDCRAVLSRGGRAEALTDDHRASRQDERDRIEALKGGLVLNCRGVWRVQGSLAVTRGIGDAHLKPWVVAEPETRTVDVGADCELLILASDGLWDKVGNQEAVDAAASSSGDLPAACRRLVDMAVSRGSSDDISVLVVQLQRPLR, from the coding sequence ATGGCGTGCGCGGTGGCGCCGGGCTCGCCGGTCTTCTCGCCGTCCCGCCTCGGCCtgctggagcagctgcagctccaccaccaccacggcTGCTCCAGCGGCGGCGCCTCCTTCCTCCCCTCCTCGCCGCTGCGCCCCTTCGCCCTCCGCGCGCGCATCCACCCCGAGCCCTCCCCGTGCGCCCTCcaggcgccgccgcccgccgtgaAGGCCGCGGACCCTGCTGCGGCTAAGGCCCCGGTCAAGCGTCGCCGCCCGGCGCCTCTCCTCGTGCCGGCCGCGGTCACCGTCGCGCCGGCGGTGCTGGAGGCCGCCGCGGCGAGCGGGGTGGACGAGGTGGCGGAGCAGGGGGACGGCTTCGCGGCcttctgccggagggggaaaggcCGGAAGCGGGTCGAGATGGAGGACCGCCACGTCGCCGCCGTCGCGCTCGGCGGGGACCGCGCGCAGGCCCTCTTCGGCGTGTTCGACGGCCACGGCGGGAAGAGCGCCGCGGAGTTCGCCGCGGACAACATGCCGAGGATCGTGGCGGAGGAGCTGGAGAGGTCGGCGCGCGGCAGAGGGGCAGGGCGCGCGGCGGTGGAGGGCGCCGTGCGGCGGGCGTACCTGCGCACCGATGAggagttctcctcctcctcctccaagaaCCGGGAGCAGGCGGGCGGCGGGGCCTGCTGCGTGACGGCGCTGCTCCGCGAGGGCGGGCGGCAGCTGGTGGTGTCCGGCGCCGGGGACTGCCGCGCGGTGCTGAGCCGCGGGGGCAGGGCGGAGGCGCTGACCGACGACCACCGCGCGTCGCGGCAGGACGAGCGGGATCGGATCGAGGCGCTGAAAGGCGGGCTGGTGCTCAACTGCCGCGGCGTGTGGCGGGTGCAGGGCTCGCTGGCCGTGACCCGGGGCATCGGCGACGCGCACCTCAAGCCGTGGGTGGTGGCGGAGCCGGAGACTAGAACTGTCGACGTGGGCGCCGACTGCGAGCTGCTCATCCTCGCCTCCGACGGGCTGTGGGACAAGGTGGGGAACCAGGAGGCCGTcgacgccgccgcctcctcctccggcgacctcCCCGCCGCGTGCCGCCGGCTCGTCGACATGGCCGTGTCCAGGGGCTCCTCCGACGACATCAGCGTCCTCGTCGTCCAGCTCCAACGTCCTCTCCGATAA